A portion of the Parasedimentitalea marina genome contains these proteins:
- a CDS encoding ABC transporter ATP-binding protein, which yields MLVSIRNISKCYPGQDQSRAVLRDVSLDLEIGASVALTGESGSGKSTLLHLIAALDHYDSGDITIDGTSLTGLKDSTRAKLRRTEVAVVFQQFNLVPSLTVTQNLILHARLGGRVDVGWITTLTRRLGLENLTHRYPEQLSGGQQQRVAIGRALAVRPKLLLADEPTGNLDETASAEVLKLMLELVRNSGTSLFLVTHSAQIADQLDRRVHLSEGQIQ from the coding sequence ATGCTAGTAAGCATCCGAAACATAAGTAAATGTTATCCGGGGCAAGACCAATCCCGGGCAGTTCTTCGCGACGTCTCCTTGGATCTAGAAATAGGGGCAAGTGTTGCGTTGACTGGGGAAAGTGGATCGGGAAAAAGCACTCTCTTGCACCTCATTGCCGCGCTTGACCACTATGACAGCGGTGATATTACCATTGATGGTACAAGCCTGACTGGCCTAAAAGACAGCACCCGGGCAAAATTAAGAAGAACAGAAGTTGCGGTGGTTTTTCAACAGTTTAATCTCGTTCCTTCACTCACTGTCACGCAAAACTTAATTCTACATGCCCGTCTAGGTGGTCGCGTTGATGTTGGTTGGATCACAACATTGACTCGCCGTTTGGGCCTTGAAAATTTAACCCACCGATATCCCGAGCAGTTATCCGGTGGTCAACAACAACGCGTTGCCATTGGCCGCGCATTGGCGGTTCGACCAAAGCTTTTGTTGGCAGATGAACCCACCGGAAATTTGGATGAAACCGCCAGCGCCGAAGTGTTGAAGCTGATGCTAGAATTGGTCCGTAATAGCGGAACTTCTCTGTTTCTTGTGACACATTCTGCTCAAATAGCCGACCAATTGGATCGCCGGGTCCATCTGAGTGAGGGCCAAATTCAATGA
- a CDS encoding ABC transporter permease codes for MQLLTLITGLALATGLWSAVQAINGEARASYERASTQLGSTGLDSLVPKNGSISVAKYVLLRRAGWKLAPVLEGLWRLPNGSVTLIGIDPLNHPTISALSSTASSQLDALSPRGRLFLHPSTRRYLNGYSNLPPVTFTENLPTGVVLTDISIAEELLEQYGQISRLIILRDQPIGLAPLAGLAPELVRRTASGAQADRLADSFHLNLSAFGLLSFAVGLFIVHGSVGLGIEQRRNLFRTLRAMGVSFRLLIGLLLGELMIIALIAGSLGLILGYLVAGTLLPDVSATLNGLYGETVDGNFTLRKSWIASGLGMAIFGTLVASVQAFVNLFRMPLLSAPGLQAQKLIARSSHRTMAIFGCGLVLAGCFTILLFDGLMAGFALLAGLMLGVAVLLPLLLSKLLAMGGRTAQSALSEWVWADMRAQLPGVSLAMMALLLALATNIGVGTMVSSFRLTFLGWMDQRLSAEIYLTVNNDDQAEVLTDWLADLGITTLPIRWTEVPYEGSPLRVYGVIDHPTYRENWPILESSSAAWDVVFKGEGAMINEQLARRLNLWPGDILALTEEWQTTVSGVYSDYGNPNGQIIISLPDLLQRVDNIPNRQFGLRLPPDDAPELINKIQEAFDSSSVTVVNQADIKARSLAVFDRTFVVTSALNLLTFGVAGFAILTSLLTLWNMRLPQLAPIWALGISRRQLAWLELLRSLTLAALTTVLALPLGLILAWVLLSVINVEAFGWRLPMYLFPMDWVRLLVLALISAAVAAAIPAFKLARIKPADLLKVFAHER; via the coding sequence TTGCAGCTTCTGACCCTGATTACTGGATTGGCTTTAGCTACAGGGCTTTGGTCTGCTGTGCAGGCCATAAACGGTGAAGCACGAGCCTCCTATGAACGCGCATCGACCCAATTGGGCTCGACAGGATTGGATAGCCTGGTTCCCAAAAATGGCAGTATATCAGTGGCAAAATATGTGTTGTTACGGCGCGCAGGCTGGAAATTGGCGCCGGTTCTGGAGGGTCTTTGGCGCCTTCCCAATGGATCGGTCACTTTAATTGGCATCGATCCACTGAACCATCCGACCATATCTGCATTATCATCCACTGCATCGTCACAATTGGATGCCTTGAGCCCGCGCGGTCGTCTATTTCTGCACCCGAGTACACGGAGATATTTAAACGGTTACTCCAATTTACCACCTGTGACATTCACCGAAAATCTTCCGACAGGTGTAGTGTTAACTGACATCAGCATTGCCGAAGAACTACTTGAACAGTATGGACAAATATCGAGACTGATCATTCTGCGGGATCAGCCAATTGGGTTAGCCCCATTAGCCGGCCTTGCCCCCGAATTGGTCCGGCGGACTGCAAGTGGCGCCCAGGCAGATCGCCTCGCCGACAGTTTTCATCTGAATCTATCGGCCTTTGGTCTGCTGTCTTTTGCCGTTGGTCTGTTCATTGTCCACGGTTCGGTTGGATTGGGCATTGAGCAGCGGCGTAATTTGTTTCGAACTCTCAGAGCTATGGGCGTTTCATTTCGCCTTTTGATTGGACTGCTTTTGGGAGAACTGATGATAATCGCATTGATTGCTGGAAGTCTGGGTTTAATCCTCGGCTACCTTGTGGCCGGCACACTGCTGCCTGATGTAAGTGCAACGTTAAACGGTCTGTATGGAGAAACTGTCGATGGCAATTTCACCCTACGCAAGAGTTGGATTGCATCTGGTCTTGGCATGGCGATATTTGGCACTTTGGTTGCCAGTGTTCAGGCTTTTGTAAATCTTTTCAGGATGCCACTGCTATCAGCGCCAGGACTTCAAGCCCAGAAGCTCATCGCACGTTCAAGCCACCGGACGATGGCAATCTTTGGCTGTGGTCTGGTACTGGCGGGTTGTTTCACAATACTATTGTTTGATGGATTGATGGCCGGATTTGCTCTGCTTGCTGGATTGATGTTGGGAGTTGCTGTGCTCCTGCCGCTACTATTGTCCAAATTGCTTGCAATGGGCGGCAGAACAGCCCAGAGCGCATTATCCGAATGGGTTTGGGCCGATATGCGTGCACAGCTCCCAGGAGTATCACTTGCAATGATGGCACTCCTATTAGCGTTGGCGACCAATATTGGCGTCGGAACAATGGTTTCCAGTTTCCGCCTCACCTTTCTTGGTTGGATGGATCAACGGCTTTCGGCGGAGATCTACCTTACCGTAAATAATGATGATCAGGCAGAAGTATTGACTGACTGGCTAGCCGATCTAGGCATTACCACACTGCCAATTCGCTGGACGGAGGTTCCTTACGAGGGGTCGCCACTGCGGGTTTACGGTGTCATCGATCACCCCACATATCGAGAAAACTGGCCAATTTTGGAGTCCAGCTCTGCTGCCTGGGACGTGGTTTTTAAGGGAGAGGGAGCGATGATTAATGAACAATTGGCTCGCCGTCTGAATCTTTGGCCTGGTGACATTTTGGCGCTTACCGAGGAGTGGCAGACAACAGTATCCGGCGTGTATTCTGACTACGGAAATCCAAATGGTCAGATCATAATTTCACTGCCAGACCTGCTGCAACGGGTGGACAATATACCCAATCGACAATTTGGTCTGAGACTGCCACCAGACGATGCCCCTGAGTTGATAAACAAAATCCAAGAAGCATTTGATTCTTCGTCGGTAACCGTTGTTAACCAAGCCGATATCAAGGCCAGATCTTTGGCGGTATTTGATCGGACTTTTGTCGTTACCAGTGCTCTCAATTTATTGACTTTTGGCGTAGCTGGATTCGCGATCCTGACCAGTCTTTTGACACTCTGGAACATGCGGCTACCGCAACTTGCTCCAATTTGGGCGCTAGGTATTTCCAGACGACAACTTGCTTGGCTTGAGTTACTGCGCAGCCTCACTTTGGCCGCATTGACAACCGTATTGGCACTTCCACTTGGGCTCATTCTGGCTTGGGTGTTGTTGTCAGTGATAAATGTCGAGGCCTTTGGTTGGCGGTTGCCAATGTATCTGTTTCCGATGGACTGGGTACGCTTGTTGGTGCTGGCCTTGATCTCAGCCGCAGTAGCTGCAGCAATTCCTGCCTTTAAATTGGCGCGCATCAAGCCAGCAGATCTCCTTAAGGTGTTTGCTCATGAGCGTTAA